A part of Clostridia bacterium genomic DNA contains:
- the sigE gene encoding RNA polymerase sporulation sigma factor SigE, producing MIKTLKKISLLLRRLGRDAVFYIGGSDTLPAPLSVSQENRVIELLKTDPSRARRILIEHNLRLVVYIARKFENTGVGIEDLISTGTIGLIKAINTYKPERNIKLATYASRCVENEILMFLRKNSHTSREISLDEPLNVDWDGNELLLSDILGTSGDVVLKELEDEVDQRILLSVIDKLSPREREIIRMRFGFCGSEEKTQKEVADALGISQSYISRLEKKIILRLQKEIARLV from the coding sequence ATGATCAAGACTTTAAAAAAAATCTCATTATTGTTAAGGCGTCTCGGGCGCGATGCGGTCTTCTATATAGGCGGAAGCGATACGCTTCCCGCGCCGTTATCGGTTTCTCAGGAAAACAGAGTTATCGAGCTTTTAAAAACCGATCCGTCGCGCGCTCGAAGGATACTTATAGAGCACAATTTAAGACTTGTTGTATACATCGCAAGAAAATTTGAAAATACGGGCGTAGGCATTGAAGACCTTATATCGACCGGTACAATAGGACTTATAAAGGCTATAAATACTTATAAGCCTGAACGAAACATAAAGCTTGCTACTTATGCGTCAAGATGTGTGGAAAACGAAATACTCATGTTTTTAAGAAAAAACTCTCATACGAGCCGCGAGATCTCACTTGACGAGCCGCTTAACGTCGACTGGGACGGAAACGAACTTCTGCTTTCGGATATATTGGGTACTTCGGGCGACGTTGTATTAAAAGAACTGGAAGACGAAGTAGACCAACGCATTCTTTTAAGCGTAATAGATAAACTCTCGCCGAGAGAACGCGAAATAATCCGCATGCGCTTCGGGTTTTGCGGCAGCGAAGAAAAAACGCAGAAAGAGGTTGCAGACGCCTTGGGAATATCTCAGTCATACATATCGCGTCTTGAAAAGAAGATCATTTTAAGGCTGCAAAAGGAAATAGCCCGCCTCGTATAA